One Banduia mediterranea DNA segment encodes these proteins:
- the dacB gene encoding D-alanyl-D-alanine carboxypeptidase/D-alanyl-D-alanine endopeptidase — MTPVSRALAAWDSMRALEMRRGATVTAVAVDLDNGKVIQSLSPSLRLTPASLTKLVLAAAALDTWPADKTFATRILANGAIEGDSLIGDLMVVGEGDSTFDHQSLWFLAAQVKQAGISTVDGDLVINPLPFGPLACETKDRCEGMVRTHTSYNALPSAFGVDYGSWCLDVKPTLPGAAAQIFSCAGVGLPIPLSGSVNTATPLDSGLWLDRVTLPDGDTLSMGGGVASGVPVRLYRSMSDPALGGGLLLRQVLASLGVSVRGNVVVEPQPVPAKASLLAEMQGMPLREQIQRLLRYSNNYITDVLTLNIAAEQVLEPVSSLASASRNLSDLVQRALLAANHAEAGPPTLLSGSGLTPENRLSAQDLVAVLEYEYRRTETFPVYYAGLVVPGQAPYGYLKRGDTAWKERVALKTGTLSEPHSVFGTAGYLRKSNGGWIAFAVLANGAPHKPVPMRETLAAIRSDIDRLLARY, encoded by the coding sequence GTGACGCCCGTATCCCGAGCCCTGGCGGCCTGGGATTCGATGCGTGCGCTCGAAATGCGGCGTGGCGCTACGGTGACGGCGGTCGCCGTCGACCTGGACAACGGCAAGGTAATCCAGTCGCTGTCACCGTCGTTGCGGCTGACGCCGGCCTCGCTGACCAAACTGGTGCTGGCGGCCGCAGCCCTTGATACCTGGCCGGCGGACAAGACCTTCGCCACGCGCATACTTGCCAACGGTGCCATCGAAGGCGACAGCCTGATCGGGGATCTGATGGTCGTCGGCGAAGGCGATTCCACCTTCGATCATCAGTCCCTGTGGTTTCTGGCGGCGCAGGTGAAGCAGGCCGGCATCAGCACGGTGGACGGCGATCTGGTGATCAATCCGCTGCCGTTCGGCCCACTGGCCTGCGAAACCAAGGACCGATGTGAGGGCATGGTGCGCACGCACACTTCGTATAACGCGCTGCCCTCGGCTTTTGGCGTGGACTATGGCAGCTGGTGTCTGGACGTCAAGCCCACCTTGCCGGGCGCCGCAGCGCAGATTTTCAGCTGCGCCGGAGTGGGCTTGCCGATTCCCCTGAGTGGCAGTGTGAATACCGCGACGCCGCTGGACAGCGGGCTGTGGCTGGACCGCGTGACGCTGCCGGACGGCGATACGCTCAGCATGGGCGGCGGCGTTGCGTCCGGCGTCCCGGTCCGGCTGTACCGGTCGATGAGCGACCCGGCGCTGGGCGGCGGCCTGCTGCTGCGTCAGGTGCTGGCCAGTCTCGGGGTGAGCGTTCGTGGCAATGTGGTGGTGGAACCGCAGCCGGTACCGGCCAAGGCCAGCCTGCTCGCGGAAATGCAGGGCATGCCGCTGCGCGAGCAAATCCAGCGCCTGCTGCGCTATTCGAACAACTACATCACCGATGTGCTGACCCTCAACATCGCCGCCGAGCAGGTACTCGAACCGGTGTCCAGTCTGGCCAGCGCCTCGCGCAATCTTTCCGATTTGGTGCAACGCGCGCTGCTGGCCGCGAATCACGCCGAGGCCGGGCCGCCGACGCTGCTCAGCGGCAGCGGGCTGACGCCGGAGAACCGGCTGTCCGCGCAGGATCTGGTGGCGGTGCTGGAATACGAGTACCGGCGCACCGAGACCTTTCCGGTGTACTACGCCGGCTTGGTGGTGCCCGGTCAGGCGCCGTATGGCTATCTCAAGCGCGGTGACACCGCCTGGAAGGAACGCGTGGCGCTCAAGACCGGCACGCTCAGCGAACCGCATTCCGTGTTCGGCACGGCCGGCTACCTGCGCAAGAGCAACGGCGGCTGGATCGCTTTCGCGGTGCTGGCCAACGGCGCCCCACACAAGCCGGTGCCGATGCGCGAAACCCTGGCGGCGATTCGCAGCGACATCGACCGGCTGCTGGCGCGGTACTGA
- a CDS encoding transposase: protein MKKNQFSPKQIQNILQEMDAQEAPSVVALCQKYSISRQTYYYWRAKYGTDATQADRIRQLELETRELRNMLIKQRFQIEMLSSSGFAAQATR, encoded by the coding sequence ATGAAAAAGAACCAGTTTTCCCCGAAGCAGATTCAGAACATCCTGCAGGAAATGGACGCGCAGGAAGCTCCCTCCGTTGTGGCGCTGTGCCAGAAGTATTCGATATCACGGCAGACCTACTACTACTGGCGGGCCAAGTACGGCACGGACGCGACACAGGCCGACCGCATCCGCCAGCTTGAACTCGAAACACGCGAGCTGCGCAACATGTTGATCAAGCAGCGCTTCCAGATCGAGATGCTGAGCAGCAGCGGTTTTGCCGCCCAGGCCACTCGCTGA
- a CDS encoding AAA family ATPase, with protein MFSFHNLEVVHWDYWRRFGIPLDAGIVTVVGPNGSGKTTLLDALRTLLVIGCSSGRDYKRYVRRSDAPYAWLRAEVSNPRRPNGQLAFWPITGERVTLFCNIRKKGGDWERRYGIAPGSVSVEDAETSERIVWKAVRQYEAELEHAGLTRAIKRVLALDQGHTDKLCEYSGRQLLELVFNVFGDQEVLDNYQAAKQDQLAVERELEVLKTRLAQLGTQLREAEAEVNSFNEWMRLTRELADLQAEWLPRVAVAELLGGVRAGRSQLQGARRERVRLERDHDDTRRRHAELDAAADQAELDTEAAIDDESRAQEAFIAARSDAGAIEKTLESRERLLSMAREQAAGVDVEKASTQFDAAQQERFSLTRRQTELAQSISELKARIAALESGRSLAPREVEQFRSALTDARIAHCGLAEIVEISDPAWQGAVEAVLRGLRHVILLDDPDDRMRAWRLGEQLRFRHYVVPDRELAPPATAGSLGACVRFTAKPPVWLPRMLNDIQCVRDAAEGADLPARQSWITPQGYHRERRGARDVSVNDFYFGRAAAAPMKQRVTQLQAEHDAVQPALEQTLKRIADLQMLIAGVDAARELAARQAEFSDAETRGPQCAARAQTAAEALADAQARRREAGLRAQAVREQRGELTARLKQVETAIERLSISVGNSREEQVRRIVELRKQRLRLPAEKRTPDALDEARKKFESVHEVEREIDRERTRLEEGKFVRDDSCIAKQEKLARDHEQLAGTIDNQYVHLERAKTATERARGSYINVLKGTIRRYAQNLRTLGELAGIAVEVEHPQLANDDVQLAQAALAVRFNFDQKGMIGLNDGEASGGQQVMKSMILLVSLLMDEDAGGGFVFIDEPFAHLDIFNIDKVGGFLEATRAQYILTTPNTHNVNVYKPSDLTLVTQKRRPGEQWAPPVAFLRRDRSSDAAA; from the coding sequence ATGTTCAGCTTCCACAATCTAGAAGTCGTTCACTGGGACTACTGGCGTCGCTTCGGCATCCCGCTGGATGCCGGCATCGTCACGGTGGTCGGCCCCAACGGTTCCGGCAAGACCACGCTGCTCGACGCGCTGCGCACGCTGCTGGTGATCGGCTGCTCCTCCGGCCGCGATTACAAACGCTACGTGCGGCGTTCGGACGCACCCTATGCCTGGCTGCGCGCCGAAGTCAGCAATCCGAGGCGACCCAACGGACAGCTCGCGTTCTGGCCGATCACCGGCGAGCGCGTGACCCTGTTCTGCAATATCCGCAAGAAGGGCGGCGACTGGGAACGCCGCTACGGCATCGCGCCCGGCTCGGTCTCGGTGGAAGACGCCGAAACCAGCGAGCGCATCGTCTGGAAAGCCGTGCGCCAGTACGAAGCGGAACTGGAGCACGCCGGGCTCACACGCGCGATCAAGCGCGTGCTGGCGCTGGACCAGGGCCATACCGACAAGCTCTGCGAATACAGCGGACGCCAGCTGCTCGAACTGGTGTTCAACGTGTTCGGCGACCAGGAAGTGCTCGACAACTACCAGGCCGCGAAGCAGGACCAACTCGCGGTGGAGCGCGAACTGGAAGTGCTGAAGACGCGCCTCGCGCAGCTGGGCACGCAGTTGCGCGAGGCCGAGGCCGAGGTCAATTCGTTCAACGAATGGATGCGGCTGACGCGTGAACTGGCCGATCTGCAGGCCGAATGGCTGCCGCGTGTCGCCGTCGCCGAACTGCTCGGCGGCGTGCGCGCCGGCCGCAGCCAGTTGCAGGGCGCGCGCCGCGAACGCGTGCGCCTGGAACGGGATCACGATGACACGCGGCGCCGCCACGCCGAACTCGACGCGGCCGCAGATCAGGCCGAACTCGACACCGAGGCGGCGATCGATGACGAGTCCAGGGCGCAGGAAGCCTTCATTGCCGCACGTAGCGATGCCGGCGCCATTGAAAAGACCCTGGAATCACGGGAGCGCCTGTTGAGCATGGCGCGCGAACAGGCCGCGGGCGTCGATGTCGAGAAAGCCAGCACGCAGTTCGACGCAGCCCAGCAGGAACGCTTTTCGCTGACGCGCCGACAAACCGAACTGGCGCAAAGCATCAGCGAACTCAAGGCGCGCATCGCCGCCCTGGAAAGCGGCCGCAGCCTGGCGCCGCGTGAGGTCGAGCAATTTCGCTCGGCGCTCACCGACGCCAGAATCGCACATTGCGGCCTGGCCGAGATCGTCGAAATCAGCGACCCCGCCTGGCAGGGTGCGGTGGAGGCGGTACTGCGTGGCCTGCGCCACGTCATATTGCTGGACGACCCCGACGACCGCATGCGCGCCTGGCGGCTCGGCGAACAACTGCGGTTCCGCCACTACGTGGTGCCGGACCGCGAGCTGGCGCCGCCGGCCACGGCCGGATCGCTCGGTGCCTGCGTGCGCTTCACCGCCAAACCGCCGGTGTGGCTGCCGCGCATGCTTAATGACATTCAATGCGTGCGCGACGCCGCCGAGGGCGCGGACCTGCCGGCACGGCAAAGCTGGATCACGCCGCAGGGCTATCACCGCGAACGGCGCGGCGCGCGCGATGTGTCCGTGAATGATTTCTATTTCGGACGCGCCGCTGCCGCGCCGATGAAGCAGCGCGTGACTCAATTGCAGGCCGAACACGACGCCGTGCAACCGGCGCTGGAGCAGACGCTCAAGCGCATCGCCGATCTGCAGATGCTGATTGCCGGCGTGGACGCCGCGCGCGAGCTGGCGGCGCGACAGGCCGAGTTTTCCGATGCCGAAACGCGTGGGCCACAGTGCGCCGCGCGCGCCCAGACCGCCGCCGAAGCCCTGGCCGATGCGCAGGCACGGCGACGCGAAGCCGGTCTGCGCGCCCAGGCCGTGCGCGAACAACGTGGCGAACTGACCGCGCGACTGAAGCAGGTGGAAACGGCCATCGAACGACTCTCCATCAGCGTCGGTAATTCCCGCGAAGAGCAGGTGCGGCGCATTGTCGAACTGCGCAAGCAACGCCTGCGGTTGCCGGCCGAAAAGCGGACACCGGATGCCCTGGATGAAGCGCGCAAGAAGTTCGAGAGCGTGCATGAAGTCGAGCGCGAGATCGACCGCGAACGCACCAGACTGGAGGAAGGCAAGTTCGTGCGCGACGACAGCTGCATCGCCAAGCAAGAAAAGCTGGCGCGCGACCACGAGCAACTGGCCGGCACCATCGACAACCAGTACGTCCACCTCGAACGCGCCAAGACCGCCACCGAACGCGCGCGCGGCAGCTACATCAACGTGCTCAAGGGCACCATCCGGCGCTACGCGCAGAACCTGCGCACGCTCGGTGAACTCGCAGGCATCGCCGTGGAAGTCGAACATCCGCAGCTCGCCAACGACGACGTACAGCTCGCCCAGGCGGCGCTGGCGGTGCGCTTCAACTTCGATCAAAAGGGCATGATCGGCCTCAACGACGGCGAGGCCTCAGGCGGTCAACAGGTCATGAAGTCCATGATCCTGCTGGTCAGCCTGCTGATGGATGAGGACGCCGGCGGCGGCTTCGTGTTCATCGACGAACCCTTCGCGCATCTCGACATCTTCAACATCGACAAGGTCGGCGGCTTCCTCGAAGCCACTCGTGCGCAATACATTCTGACCACGCCCAATACCCACAACGTCAACGTCTACAAGCCCTCAGACCTGACGCTGGTGACGCAGAAGCGCCGCCCCGGCGAGCAGTGGGCGCCACCGGTGGCGTTTCTGCGGCGGGATCGCAGCAGCGACGCTGCGGCCTGA
- a CDS encoding HvfC family RiPP maturation protein, whose amino-acid sequence MTEAAGLRELQMQFAAHLRDPAANPAPAGIEDRRLQIYCDLFYNNVQDFLANAFPVLRRILGDDAWHARVRHFYANHRAVSAQLYALAEEFADHLAAEAGTRVDDPPFLAELAHYEWVEMALLVDEDEIDAVEVDPDGDPMLGLPALSPLVWTLAYHWPVHKISPDFQPQQAPAQLTYLLVYRDRADKVRFMEVNAVTARLMELIESEPDTGNALMHRIAVEMQHPHPRSVVDGGAALLADLRARDIVLGTRRLA is encoded by the coding sequence ATGACTGAAGCTGCCGGTCTGCGCGAACTACAAATGCAGTTTGCCGCGCATCTGCGCGATCCGGCCGCCAATCCGGCGCCCGCAGGCATCGAGGATCGGCGCCTGCAGATCTACTGCGATCTGTTCTACAACAATGTGCAGGACTTTCTCGCCAACGCCTTTCCGGTATTGCGCCGGATACTCGGCGACGATGCCTGGCACGCTCGCGTTCGCCACTTCTACGCGAACCACCGCGCTGTGTCGGCGCAGTTGTACGCACTGGCCGAGGAGTTCGCGGACCACCTGGCTGCGGAGGCCGGCACGCGCGTGGACGATCCGCCGTTTCTGGCGGAGCTGGCGCACTACGAATGGGTGGAAATGGCGCTGCTGGTCGACGAGGACGAAATCGACGCGGTCGAGGTCGATCCCGATGGCGACCCCATGCTGGGGCTGCCGGCACTGTCGCCACTGGTGTGGACACTGGCCTACCACTGGCCGGTGCATAAAATCTCGCCGGATTTCCAGCCGCAGCAAGCGCCTGCGCAACTCACCTACCTGCTTGTCTATCGCGACCGTGCCGACAAGGTTCGCTTCATGGAAGTCAATGCGGTCACGGCGCGCCTGATGGAGCTGATCGAGAGCGAACCGGATACCGGCAATGCCCTGATGCATCGCATCGCCGTGGAAATGCAGCACCCGCATCCCCGCAGTGTGGTCGACGGCGGCGCCGCATTGCTGGCCGATCTGCGCGCGCGTGACATCGTGCTGGGCACCCGTCGACTCGCCTGA
- a CDS encoding HvfB family MNIO-type RiPP peptide maturase: protein MRQQVSPVASGARVSGAGLGLRRALMDPLADCAVADRPAFLEVAPENWMGLGGRLGRRFREFMERYDFVTHGLSLSIGGPDPLDLAFIDQVRNFLDMHGIADYSEHLSYCTDDGHLYDLMPIPFTEEAVRHVASRVKIVQDVLQRRIALENVSYYAAPGARMSELAFVNAVLAEADCDLLLDVNNIVVNSINHRYDASAFLKGLPLARVRYIHVAGHYVEAEDLRVDTHGSAVSDPVWDLLDEAYALLGPVPTLLERDFNIPPMEELQRELGVIRGLQARQQAPRKSAND, encoded by the coding sequence GTGCGGCAGCAAGTAAGTCCGGTGGCTTCCGGCGCTCGGGTTTCGGGCGCCGGACTCGGTCTGCGGCGGGCCCTGATGGACCCGCTTGCGGACTGTGCCGTGGCCGACCGTCCGGCCTTTCTGGAGGTGGCTCCGGAAAACTGGATGGGACTCGGTGGGCGGCTTGGTCGTCGATTTCGTGAGTTCATGGAGCGATACGACTTCGTGACCCACGGTCTGTCGCTGTCGATCGGTGGCCCCGATCCGCTGGACCTGGCGTTCATCGATCAGGTCAGGAATTTTCTCGACATGCATGGCATCGCTGACTACAGCGAGCATCTCAGTTACTGCACCGACGACGGTCACCTCTATGACCTGATGCCGATTCCGTTCACGGAGGAGGCGGTGCGTCACGTGGCCAGCCGCGTGAAAATCGTTCAGGACGTACTGCAGCGCCGGATTGCGCTGGAGAACGTCAGCTATTACGCCGCACCCGGCGCACGCATGAGCGAACTGGCGTTCGTCAACGCGGTGCTCGCCGAGGCCGACTGCGACCTGTTGCTGGACGTCAACAACATCGTGGTCAATTCGATCAATCACCGCTACGACGCCAGCGCATTCCTCAAAGGATTGCCGCTGGCGCGCGTGCGGTACATCCATGTGGCCGGGCACTACGTGGAGGCGGAAGACCTGCGCGTGGACACACACGGCAGTGCGGTCAGCGACCCGGTCTGGGATCTGCTGGACGAAGCCTACGCGCTGCTCGGACCGGTACCGACGCTGTTGGAACGGGACTTCAACATTCCGCCGATGGAAGAGCTGCAGCGCGAACTCGGCGTGATCCGCGGCTTGCAGGCGCGCCAGCAAGCCCCCCGGAAGTCGGCGAATGACTGA
- a CDS encoding HvfA family oxazolone/thioamide-modified RiPP metallophore has product MKKTQIKKPLAVALGTAALSLAGMSAAQASPFAASDLAAGYMIAQADKGGEAKCGEAKCGEAKCGEDKAEHKDGEAKCGEAKCGSK; this is encoded by the coding sequence ATGAAGAAGACGCAGATCAAGAAACCGCTCGCGGTCGCCCTCGGCACCGCAGCCCTGAGTCTGGCCGGCATGAGCGCCGCTCAGGCCTCTCCGTTCGCCGCAAGCGATCTGGCCGCCGGCTACATGATCGCGCAGGCCGACAAGGGCGGGGAAGCCAAGTGCGGGGAAGCCAAGTGCGGTGAGGCCAAGTGTGGTGAAGACAAGGCCGAGCACAAAGATGGCGAAGCCAAATGTGGCGAGGCCAAGTGCGGCAGCAAGTAA
- a CDS encoding HvfX family Cu-binding RiPP maturation protein has protein sequence MAPVRAALDRTRIADGLAPLAFRLYLAPVMWMAGSSKLAHFDSTVEWFGNADWGLGLPFPWLMAALAMATELGGAVLLLLGLGVRWISLPLMATMLVAAATVHWGNGWLAIAEPGGLFATERTMEAAERLSRAKAILMEHGDYEWLTEHGSLVILNNGIEFAVTYFILLLSLFFSGGGRFFSLDFWLWKHLNRQVRT, from the coding sequence ATGGCACCCGTTCGAGCAGCGCTCGACCGGACCCGCATTGCGGACGGCCTCGCTCCACTCGCGTTCCGGCTCTACCTGGCGCCGGTGATGTGGATGGCAGGCAGCTCCAAACTGGCCCATTTCGATTCCACGGTGGAGTGGTTCGGAAATGCGGATTGGGGCCTTGGCCTGCCGTTCCCCTGGTTGATGGCTGCGCTGGCAATGGCCACTGAGCTGGGTGGCGCAGTATTGTTGCTGCTGGGCTTGGGCGTACGCTGGATCAGCCTGCCTTTGATGGCGACGATGCTCGTGGCGGCTGCCACCGTGCATTGGGGCAACGGCTGGCTTGCGATAGCCGAGCCCGGCGGCTTGTTCGCAACGGAGCGGACGATGGAAGCGGCCGAACGCTTGTCACGTGCCAAAGCGATCCTGATGGAGCATGGCGATTACGAATGGCTGACCGAGCATGGCTCTCTGGTCATTCTGAATAACGGCATCGAATTCGCTGTAACGTACTTTATCTTGTTGTTATCGTTGTTTTTTTCGGGCGGCGGTCGATTTTTCAGCCTCGATTTCTGGCTGTGGAAGCATCTGAATCGGCAGGTTCGCACGTAA
- a CDS encoding outer membrane beta-barrel protein, whose protein sequence is MKLAPIAAALSLSLAPALSFAATTNNLDIYYIPSADIEIDADAGGEASDDGDGYGIKGEFQFTDQAFFTGEYQSVEYDDAGDLDQIRAGAGYRFTTDALPIWYVRGEFVQFDDGDDDQNGYGVHGGVRGENGRFGIVAEVGYVDVDEADGFEFLVGGDYSIDSTFALFADYRYTELDADGGDITLEDVRLGVRARF, encoded by the coding sequence ATGAAACTGGCACCTATCGCGGCTGCACTGTCGCTGAGCCTGGCACCGGCCCTGAGCTTCGCCGCCACCACCAACAATCTGGACATCTACTACATTCCCAGCGCCGATATCGAGATTGACGCCGACGCCGGCGGTGAAGCATCGGACGACGGCGACGGATACGGCATCAAGGGCGAGTTCCAGTTCACCGATCAGGCCTTCTTCACCGGCGAATACCAAAGTGTGGAATACGACGATGCCGGCGATCTCGATCAGATTCGCGCCGGCGCCGGCTACCGCTTCACCACCGATGCCCTGCCGATCTGGTACGTCCGCGGCGAGTTCGTGCAGTTTGACGATGGCGACGACGATCAGAACGGCTACGGCGTCCACGGCGGTGTGCGCGGCGAAAACGGCCGTTTCGGCATCGTGGCCGAAGTCGGCTATGTCGACGTCGATGAAGCCGACGGCTTCGAGTTCCTGGTGGGTGGCGACTACTCCATCGACAGCACTTTCGCGCTGTTCGCGGACTACCGCTATACCGAGCTCGATGCAGATGGTGGCGACATCACCCTGGAGGATGTGCGCCTGGGCGTGCGTGCCCGCTTCTGA
- the rpoD gene encoding RNA polymerase sigma factor RpoD, whose product MSVEKQSQMKLLIAQGKEKGYLTYAEVADHLPEIVDSEQIDDVISMLQNMGITVHEETPDEDTLLLAATVNAGEDEEEIDEAAAALAALDDQFGRTTDPVRMYMREMGSVELLDREGEIRIAKRIEEGLNEALYAMAQYPETVAILLEAFDMVKEGKKRLADVVVGFIDPETGYPEGAGPNDTPAAETSSTDDSDDDSDDDSDDDDDDSSDAPTGPDPVVTAERFAEMQRLYDQAWEALEKRGSGDEKTEKYRDEVAYHLMRFKLSPKIVDEVATNLRAKITEIRRLERQIMRICVVDCGVPRTEFIEKFLRAESDEGFVERLVRSKKKYSSSINERRGEIIGLQKCMQQIEADCLLTVEEIKDINRRMAMGEAKARRAKKEMVEANLRLVISIAKKYTNRGLQFLDLIQEGNIGLMKAVDKFEFRRGFKFSTYATWWIRQAITRSIADQARTIRIPVHMIETINKLNRISRQMLQEMGREPTPDELAEKMEMPEDKVRKVLKIAKEPISMETPIGDDEDSHLGDFIEDGNAISPVESATTESLGEATHQILASLTPREAKVLRMRFGIDMNTDHTLEEVGKQFDVTRERIRQIEAKALRKLRHPSRANYLRSFLDE is encoded by the coding sequence ATGAGCGTCGAAAAACAATCCCAGATGAAACTCCTCATTGCCCAGGGCAAGGAGAAGGGTTATCTGACCTACGCCGAAGTGGCGGACCACCTTCCTGAAATCGTCGATTCCGAACAGATCGACGACGTCATCAGCATGCTCCAGAACATGGGCATCACGGTGCACGAGGAAACCCCGGACGAAGACACGCTGCTGCTGGCGGCCACCGTCAACGCGGGTGAGGACGAAGAGGAGATCGACGAGGCCGCCGCTGCGCTGGCTGCGCTTGATGACCAGTTCGGCCGCACCACCGATCCGGTGCGCATGTACATGCGTGAGATGGGCAGCGTCGAACTGCTCGACCGCGAGGGCGAGATCCGCATCGCCAAACGCATCGAGGAAGGCCTCAACGAAGCCCTCTACGCGATGGCTCAGTACCCGGAAACGGTCGCCATTCTGCTCGAAGCCTTCGACATGGTGAAGGAAGGCAAGAAGCGTCTCGCCGATGTTGTGGTTGGCTTCATCGATCCGGAAACCGGCTATCCGGAAGGCGCCGGCCCGAACGACACTCCGGCTGCGGAGACCTCGTCGACCGATGACAGCGACGATGATTCGGACGACGACAGCGACGACGACGACGACGACAGCAGTGATGCACCGACCGGACCCGATCCGGTGGTCACCGCCGAGCGCTTCGCCGAAATGCAGCGGCTCTACGACCAGGCCTGGGAAGCGCTGGAGAAGCGCGGTTCCGGTGACGAGAAGACCGAGAAGTATCGCGACGAGGTGGCCTACCACCTGATGCGCTTCAAGCTCTCGCCGAAGATCGTCGACGAGGTTGCCACCAATCTGCGCGCGAAGATCACCGAGATTCGTCGTCTCGAACGCCAGATCATGCGCATCTGCGTGGTCGATTGCGGCGTGCCGCGCACCGAATTCATCGAAAAGTTTCTGCGCGCCGAAAGCGACGAGGGTTTCGTCGAGCGGCTGGTGCGCTCCAAGAAAAAGTATTCCTCGTCGATCAACGAACGTCGTGGCGAAATCATCGGACTGCAGAAGTGCATGCAGCAGATCGAGGCCGACTGCCTGCTGACGGTCGAGGAGATCAAGGACATCAATCGTCGCATGGCGATGGGCGAGGCCAAGGCCCGCCGCGCCAAGAAGGAAATGGTCGAGGCCAACCTGCGACTGGTGATCTCGATTGCCAAGAAGTACACCAACCGCGGCCTGCAGTTTCTGGACCTGATTCAGGAAGGCAACATCGGCCTGATGAAGGCGGTGGACAAGTTCGAGTTCCGCCGCGGCTTCAAGTTCTCGACCTATGCGACGTGGTGGATTCGCCAGGCGATCACGCGTTCGATCGCCGACCAGGCCCGCACCATCCGCATTCCGGTGCACATGATCGAGACGATCAACAAGCTCAATCGCATCAGCCGCCAGATGCTGCAGGAGATGGGCCGCGAGCCCACGCCCGACGAACTGGCCGAGAAGATGGAGATGCCGGAGGACAAGGTTCGCAAGGTGCTCAAGATCGCCAAGGAGCCGATCTCCATGGAAACCCCGATCGGCGACGACGAGGATTCGCATCTGGGCGACTTCATCGAGGACGGCAACGCGATCTCACCGGTGGAATCGGCCACCACCGAGTCGCTGGGCGAGGCCACGCATCAGATTCTGGCGAGCCTGACGCCGCGCGAGGCCAAGGTACTTCGCATGCGTTTCGGTATCGACATGAATACCGACCACACGCTGGAAGAGGTCGGCAAGCAGTTCGACGTGACGCGCGAGCGGATCCGCCAGATAGAGGCCAAGGCCCTGCGCAAGCTGCGTCACCCGAGCCGCGCCAACTACCTGCGCAGCTTCCTCGACGAGTAA